Proteins from one Calditrichota bacterium genomic window:
- a CDS encoding TonB-dependent receptor plug domain-containing protein, giving the protein MKKSFFFVVLVLSISIQLYAGTTGKITGIVKDAKTGETLSGVNVYLENTSLGAATDIDGYYVILNVPPGKYQLISSYIGYKDYIIQNVAVSVDLTTRIDITLNSDVLETDEVVVIAERPVVQKDVAGSVAIISSENIQALPVTSVEEVVGLQAGVTSDLGIRGSSSDQIAFMVDGVLLRDERNNTPITNIPMSAVSEISVQAGGADAQYHNVRSGVVNVVTKEGDPQKYSATLSVKASPVQQKNFGGSPYDADSYYNRPFLDPEVAWTGTDNGAWSTYEQRQYIDFKGWNAVSEETLQDDDPTNDLTPEAAQRIFKWQHRKQGQIDEGDYNIDFGFGGPAPFISKQLGNLRFYGSYRKEKNQYAMSLATDGRIDHSYMLKMTSDISNNMKLSVLGLVGETYATSGSRSGGTSIMTSASGVASLLNQTGHTQDWRIWVPGYLSQTSRYNHSISAKFTHILSSTSFYNAQIKRVGTIYRTGPVAIRDTEKLYEIFPGYFLDEAPFGHSDIPSTSIDGMSMGGSIGNSRDSSEIYTYSAMIDYVNQIDSRNELKAGFEFVYSDYKMNFGSVNKQLPEGNFRSKFKQNPIRLTAYFQDKLEYEGFISTVGFIAEYTDPNDEWYDVDPFNVDFFTSNFDPENDELYRTKSAKARFTISPRLAISHPISETAKLYFNYGHYRQIATSEGLYRVERGVGDKLNRIGDPTISLAKTVSYELGYDHALSNEYLFHLAAYYKDITEQQDWTRYVGAGSASSVNYRQLTNNSYEDIRGFEADITKRYGRWVTGMVNYEYRVNTSGNFDLGEIYLSSSEQREYIRQNPPQQTKATPRPRFKSTIDLHTPLGFGPMFLGQYPLDNWHFNFLTRWTSGRHFQWRSNVQGNTPNMQWNDYFNVDLKISKTFHFGSVDVKFFADILNLGNTKNFSQVSFFDSFDYDDYLSSLHLPKSTIAKTTENLIPGNDQPGDVRKNGVDFVPMEWIANTDNMSAWDPAAIYYDASTSKYFEYNSDNSEWQHASSSRINKIKKDKAYIDMPNHTYFTFLNPRQIFFGINLSYKF; this is encoded by the coding sequence ATGAAAAAATCATTCTTTTTTGTAGTTCTCGTTTTATCTATATCCATCCAACTTTATGCCGGTACTACAGGAAAAATCACAGGTATTGTTAAAGACGCTAAAACAGGTGAAACTTTATCGGGCGTAAATGTTTATTTGGAAAACACTTCATTAGGAGCAGCAACTGATATTGACGGCTACTATGTGATTTTAAATGTTCCTCCGGGAAAATATCAGCTCATCTCATCATATATAGGCTATAAAGATTATATAATTCAAAATGTTGCTGTTAGTGTTGATTTAACAACCCGCATAGATATTACTCTTAATAGCGATGTTTTGGAAACGGATGAGGTAGTAGTAATAGCAGAGCGTCCGGTGGTGCAAAAAGATGTTGCTGGAAGCGTTGCTATTATCTCCTCTGAGAATATACAAGCATTACCAGTTACAAGTGTTGAAGAGGTTGTTGGTTTACAAGCAGGGGTCACATCGGATCTTGGAATTAGAGGCAGTAGTTCTGACCAAATTGCTTTTATGGTTGATGGCGTTTTACTAAGAGATGAAAGAAACAATACACCGATAACCAATATCCCAATGAGTGCTGTTAGCGAAATATCTGTTCAGGCAGGTGGAGCAGATGCTCAATATCATAATGTTCGATCAGGAGTAGTAAATGTTGTTACAAAAGAAGGCGACCCTCAGAAATATAGTGCGACCCTTTCTGTAAAAGCGAGCCCAGTGCAACAGAAAAACTTTGGCGGTTCTCCTTATGATGCAGATTCATATTATAATAGGCCTTTTTTAGATCCCGAGGTTGCTTGGACAGGCACAGACAACGGTGCTTGGTCAACTTATGAACAGAGGCAATATATTGATTTTAAAGGTTGGAATGCCGTTTCGGAAGAAACCCTTCAGGATGATGATCCGACAAATGATTTAACACCGGAGGCTGCACAAAGAATTTTTAAGTGGCAACATAGAAAGCAAGGTCAGATTGATGAAGGCGATTATAATATAGATTTCGGATTTGGCGGACCAGCTCCCTTTATTAGTAAGCAGTTGGGTAATCTTCGCTTTTATGGTTCTTATCGTAAAGAGAAAAACCAATATGCAATGTCTTTGGCAACAGATGGCCGTATAGACCATAGCTATATGCTTAAGATGACTTCAGATATTTCTAATAACATGAAACTATCGGTACTGGGTCTTGTTGGTGAAACTTATGCCACATCAGGTTCACGCTCTGGTGGGACAAGTATCATGACATCAGCAAGCGGAGTGGCGAGTCTTCTAAACCAGACAGGGCACACTCAAGATTGGAGAATCTGGGTTCCTGGTTACTTATCGCAAACGTCCAGATATAATCATTCAATTTCGGCAAAATTTACTCATATTTTGAGCTCAACCTCATTTTATAATGCCCAGATAAAGCGCGTTGGTACAATTTATAGGACAGGCCCTGTTGCAATACGCGATACAGAAAAACTATATGAGATATTTCCAGGTTATTTTCTTGACGAGGCACCTTTTGGGCATTCAGACATTCCATCTACTAGTATTGATGGAATGTCAATGGGCGGGTCAATTGGCAACTCAAGAGATTCAAGCGAAATCTATACATATAGCGCAATGATTGACTATGTTAACCAAATTGATAGCAGAAATGAATTGAAGGCTGGTTTTGAATTTGTTTATAGCGATTATAAAATGAACTTTGGAAGCGTAAACAAGCAATTACCTGAAGGAAATTTTCGCTCAAAATTTAAACAAAACCCAATTAGGCTTACTGCGTATTTCCAGGATAAGCTTGAATATGAGGGTTTTATTTCTACTGTAGGTTTTATTGCAGAATACACAGACCCAAATGATGAATGGTATGATGTTGATCCATTTAATGTTGATTTTTTTACTTCTAATTTTGACCCTGAAAATGATGAATTATACAGGACAAAATCTGCGAAAGCCCGTTTTACAATAAGTCCCCGTTTAGCAATATCACATCCAATTTCTGAAACAGCAAAGCTTTATTTCAACTATGGACATTATCGTCAAATCGCAACTTCTGAAGGTTTATACCGTGTTGAAAGGGGTGTTGGAGATAAACTTAACAGAATCGGGGATCCCACTATTTCTCTCGCAAAAACAGTCTCATATGAGCTTGGGTACGACCATGCATTGTCGAATGAGTATCTTTTTCATTTGGCTGCTTATTATAAAGATATTACCGAGCAACAGGATTGGACCAGATATGTAGGTGCGGGTTCGGCTAGTAGTGTTAATTATAGACAGCTGACAAACAACAGCTATGAGGATATTCGCGGTTTTGAAGCAGATATTACAAAAAGATATGGTCGATGGGTTACCGGTATGGTAAATTATGAATATCGTGTAAATACCTCAGGGAACTTCGATCTTGGAGAAATTTATTTGAGCTCATCTGAGCAACGGGAATATATAAGACAAAATCCTCCGCAACAAACAAAAGCGACTCCAAGACCCCGCTTTAAGAGTACAATAGACCTGCACACACCGCTTGGGTTTGGGCCTATGTTCTTGGGTCAATATCCTTTGGACAATTGGCATTTTAATTTTTTAACACGCTGGACATCTGGAAGACATTTCCAGTGGCGGTCCAATGTACAGGGTAATACCCCAAATATGCAGTGGAATGATTATTTTAATGTTGATCTAAAGATTTCTAAGACATTCCATTTTGGATCAGTAGATGTTAAGTTTTTTGCAGATATTTTGAACCTTGGCAATACTAAAAACTTTTCACAAGTTTCTTTCTTTGATTCTTTTGATTATGATGATTATTTGTCCTCACTACATTTACCAAAAAGTACAATTGCAAAAACAACTGAGAACCTGATACCTGGAAATGACCAACCGGGTGATGTCCGTAAAAATGGTGTAGACTTTGTTCCGATGGAGTGGATTGCAAATACGGATAATATGTCTGCTTGGGATCCGGCGGCAATTTATTATGATGCAAGTACGAGTAAATATTTTGAATATAACTCTGACAATAGTGAGTGGCAGCATGCAAGCTCCTCTCGAATTAATAAAATAAAAAAAGATAAAGCATATATTGATATGCCCAACCACACATATTTCACTTTTTTAAATCCAAGACAAATCTTTTTTGGTATAAATCTTTCGTATAAGTTTTAA